One stretch of Shewanella sp. Arc9-LZ DNA includes these proteins:
- the glmS gene encoding glutamine--fructose-6-phosphate transaminase (isomerizing), whose protein sequence is MCGIVGAVAQRDVAEILVEGLRRLEYRGYDSAGIAVIHQGELSRTRRVGKVQELSSALDAAPLSGGTGIAHTRWATHGEPSERNAHPHLSEGDIAVVHNGIIENHGKLRQMLKGLGYVFSSDTDTEVICHLVHHELKTAATLLVAVQATVKQLEGAYGTVVIDRRDSERMVVARSGSPLVIGYGLGENFVASDQLALLPVTRSFAFLEEGDVAEITRREVNIFDVNGNAVQREMKESEVTHDAGDKGEYRHYMLKEIYEQPTAITHTLEGRIAGGKVLDSAFGENAAEFLKDIKHVQIIACGTSYHAGMAARYWLEDWAGVSCNVEIASEFRYRKSHLFPNSLLVTISQSGETADTLAAMRLAKEMGYKATLTICNSAGSSLVRESDMAYMMKAGVEIGVASTKAFTVQLAGLLMLTTVIGRHNGMSSDMEAAITQSLLSMPAKVEQALGLNDAIAELAEDFADKQHALFLGRGDQYPIAMEGALKLKEISYIHAEAYASGELKHGPLALIDADMPVIVVAPNNELLEKLKSNVEEVRARGGLMYVFADVDAEFESDDTMKVIQVPHCDQFMAPLIYTIPLQLLSYHVALIKGTDVDQPRNLAKSVTVE, encoded by the coding sequence ATGTGTGGAATCGTAGGCGCAGTGGCGCAAAGGGATGTTGCAGAAATTTTAGTAGAGGGCTTACGTCGTCTAGAATACCGTGGTTATGACTCAGCTGGCATTGCTGTTATCCATCAAGGTGAGTTAAGCCGTACTCGCCGCGTTGGTAAAGTACAAGAGTTGTCGTCTGCACTTGATGCCGCACCGTTAAGTGGCGGCACCGGTATTGCCCATACTCGTTGGGCAACTCATGGTGAGCCAAGCGAACGCAATGCACACCCACATTTATCTGAAGGTGATATTGCCGTTGTTCATAACGGTATTATTGAAAACCACGGTAAATTGCGCCAGATGTTAAAAGGTTTAGGTTATGTATTTTCATCAGACACCGACACCGAAGTTATTTGTCACCTTGTTCATCATGAACTAAAGACAGCAGCGACATTATTAGTGGCAGTACAAGCGACAGTAAAACAGCTTGAAGGTGCCTATGGTACAGTTGTTATCGACCGTCGTGATAGCGAACGTATGGTTGTTGCCCGTAGCGGAAGCCCATTAGTGATTGGTTACGGTTTAGGTGAAAACTTTGTTGCCTCTGATCAACTAGCACTGTTACCTGTAACACGTTCATTTGCCTTTTTAGAAGAAGGTGACGTTGCTGAAATTACGCGCCGTGAAGTTAACATTTTTGACGTTAATGGCAACGCCGTTCAGCGCGAAATGAAAGAGTCTGAAGTGACTCATGATGCCGGTGACAAAGGTGAATACCGTCACTACATGCTGAAAGAGATTTACGAGCAACCAACCGCCATTACACATACTCTAGAGGGTCGTATTGCGGGGGGTAAGGTTTTAGATTCAGCTTTTGGTGAAAATGCTGCTGAATTTTTAAAAGACATTAAACACGTGCAAATTATTGCCTGCGGTACCAGTTATCATGCAGGTATGGCCGCGCGTTACTGGTTAGAAGATTGGGCTGGCGTATCGTGTAATGTTGAAATTGCATCTGAGTTCCGCTACCGCAAATCGCACCTGTTCCCAAATAGCTTGTTAGTGACTATTTCACAGTCTGGTGAAACAGCTGATACTTTAGCGGCAATGCGCCTAGCAAAAGAAATGGGCTACAAAGCCACCTTAACTATTTGTAACTCAGCTGGTTCATCGTTAGTACGTGAATCTGACATGGCTTACATGATGAAAGCTGGCGTAGAAATTGGTGTTGCATCAACTAAAGCCTTTACCGTTCAACTAGCTGGCTTGTTAATGTTAACAACGGTTATTGGCCGTCATAATGGCATGTCTAGCGACATGGAAGCGGCTATTACTCAAAGCTTGTTATCAATGCCAGCAAAAGTGGAACAAGCACTTGGCTTAAATGATGCAATTGCAGAATTAGCAGAAGACTTTGCCGACAAACAACATGCATTATTCTTAGGCCGTGGTGATCAATACCCCATCGCTATGGAAGGTGCATTAAAGCTAAAAGAGATTTCATACATTCACGCAGAAGCTTACGCATCTGGTGAGTTAAAGCACGGTCCATTAGCTTTGATTGATGCCGATATGCCAGTTATCGTGGTTGCGCCAAACAATGAATTACTCGAAAAGCTTAAATCGAACGTTGAAGAAGTGCGTGCTCGTGGCGGACTAATGTATGTGTTTGCCGATGTTGATGCTGAGTTTGAATCAGACGACACCATGAAAGTGATCCAGGTACCACATTGTGATCAGTTCATGGCACCGTTAATTTACACTATTCCATTACAGTTATTGTCATATCATGTGGCATTAATTAAAGGTACTGATGTAGACCAACCTCGCAATTTAGCTAAATCAGTTACAGTTGAGTAA
- a CDS encoding methyltransferase: MTALRLSYQTVEFGDIDVHLCTLRNSQEFYDPTGVAEKLGISSASWPIFGIVWPSSLVLANYMLDYKTEGKRILEIGCGIALSSLLLNEKHADITATDYHPEVEQFLNRNTKLNNGKNIAFERVDWANDTSKLGLFDVIIGSDLLYEDEHVQLLAYFIKNHASKKCDVIIVDPGRGRKNKLSVKLAEFGFISSHFKPIHTDYLALPFKGYILVFSRGNIVT, encoded by the coding sequence ATGACAGCTCTTCGCTTAAGCTACCAAACCGTTGAATTTGGTGACATAGATGTTCATCTATGCACCTTACGTAATAGTCAAGAATTTTATGACCCTACAGGTGTTGCTGAAAAACTCGGAATATCCTCTGCAAGCTGGCCTATTTTTGGCATTGTATGGCCATCAAGCTTAGTGCTGGCAAACTATATGTTGGATTACAAAACCGAAGGTAAAAGAATTCTAGAAATAGGCTGTGGAATCGCATTATCAAGCTTACTCCTCAACGAAAAACATGCCGATATTACCGCAACCGACTATCACCCAGAAGTAGAGCAGTTCCTTAACCGAAATACAAAACTCAACAATGGTAAAAACATTGCTTTTGAGCGAGTAGATTGGGCTAATGACACCAGTAAGCTGGGACTTTTTGACGTCATCATTGGCAGCGATTTACTCTATGAAGATGAGCATGTGCAGTTATTGGCTTATTTTATTAAAAACCATGCCAGTAAAAAATGTGACGTCATCATTGTAGACCCCGGTAGAGGTAGAAAGAATAAACTCAGTGTAAAATTAGCTGAGTTCGGTTTCATCAGCAGCCATTTTAAACCAATACACACCGACTATTTAGCTCTACCCTTTAAAGGCTACATTCTGGTTTTTTCACGTGGTAATATCGTCACCTAA
- a CDS encoding F0F1 ATP synthase subunit epsilon, giving the protein MAAKTVQLDIVSAENSIFHGQVSFLEVNGAEGELGIMPNHVALLTKIKPGMARFIKQDGSEEVLYLSGGLLEVQPTAISVLADVALRADDIDEKAALEAKERAEQAIANAGTDFNYEAAAIELAKSMAQLRVVECIKKNITR; this is encoded by the coding sequence ATGGCAGCCAAAACAGTCCAACTTGATATTGTTAGTGCCGAAAACAGCATCTTCCATGGCCAAGTTAGCTTTTTAGAAGTTAATGGTGCTGAAGGTGAGTTAGGTATTATGCCTAACCATGTTGCGTTACTGACAAAAATCAAGCCTGGTATGGCGCGCTTTATCAAGCAAGATGGCAGTGAAGAAGTGTTGTATTTATCAGGTGGTTTACTTGAAGTACAACCTACTGCAATTTCAGTGCTTGCTGATGTAGCATTACGTGCCGATGATATTGATGAGAAAGCTGCTTTAGAAGCCAAAGAACGTGCAGAGCAAGCAATTGCTAATGCCGGCACTGACTTCAATTATGAAGCTGCTGCAATCGAATTAGCCAAATCTATGGCTCAATTACGTGTTGTTGAATGCATCAAGAAAAATATCACCAGATAA
- a CDS encoding DUF805 domain-containing protein: MFLRVGILNIVLAVLGLDTISAIVSLALLVPSLSIAARRLHDTGHSGWWQLILLIPIIGLIVLIVFLAQDSHDVNDYGVNPKLGVPT; this comes from the coding sequence ATGTTTTTACGGGTCGGTATTCTGAATATTGTCTTAGCTGTACTTGGTTTAGATACCATTTCAGCGATAGTGAGTCTTGCGCTATTAGTTCCAAGTCTTAGTATTGCAGCTAGAAGGTTACATGACACAGGCCACTCTGGCTGGTGGCAATTAATACTATTAATCCCAATTATTGGTTTAATTGTTCTGATTGTTTTCTTAGCTCAAGACAGCCATGATGTAAATGATTACGGTGTTAACCCTAAGTTGGGTGTTCCAACATAA
- a CDS encoding porin produces MKKTLIAATLFSLLASNQAMASDETTELRQIIEQQQKVLKDLEKRLEQTEKRVETTADVVEASASSKSATTIGGYGELHYNNISNNQTGTDKKEFDFHRFVLFVGHEFNSTTRFFSELEVEHSIAGESQNGEVELEQAYIEHDFNEMLTAKAGLFLMPVGIINETHEPTVFYGVERNPVEKDIIPATWWEGGLNLNIKAAPGLAFDTAVTSGLYLDESSGYKIRNGRQKVSEAKGEDLAYTGRVKYTAVPGLELAATVQYQSDLTQGTAGVDSASATLLTAHAIYSIENFTVKALFAQWDIDGKEAEALGRDKQNGFYIEPSYRINEQFGVFARYNEWDNNAGDSADTKKKQTNVGVNYWLHENVVFKADYENIGGAADSDGFNLGVGYQF; encoded by the coding sequence ATGAAAAAAACGTTAATTGCTGCAACACTATTTAGTCTTTTGGCTAGCAATCAAGCTATGGCTTCTGACGAAACGACTGAACTACGTCAGATTATTGAGCAGCAGCAGAAAGTGCTTAAAGATCTTGAAAAGCGTCTTGAGCAAACTGAAAAGCGTGTAGAAACTACTGCAGATGTAGTAGAAGCGAGCGCATCAAGTAAGTCGGCTACCACTATTGGTGGTTATGGTGAATTACACTATAACAATATTAGCAATAACCAAACCGGTACCGACAAAAAAGAATTCGATTTTCACCGTTTTGTATTGTTTGTGGGTCATGAGTTTAACAGCACCACTCGTTTTTTCTCTGAACTAGAAGTTGAGCACTCAATTGCCGGTGAGAGTCAAAATGGCGAAGTTGAGCTAGAGCAAGCTTATATCGAGCACGATTTTAATGAGATGCTTACCGCTAAAGCGGGTCTATTCTTAATGCCAGTAGGTATTATCAACGAAACTCACGAACCAACGGTATTTTACGGTGTTGAGCGTAACCCGGTAGAAAAAGATATTATTCCTGCAACATGGTGGGAAGGTGGTTTAAACCTTAATATTAAAGCCGCTCCAGGTTTAGCTTTTGACACTGCTGTGACTTCGGGTTTGTATTTGGACGAAAGCTCAGGCTATAAAATCCGTAACGGTCGTCAAAAAGTATCTGAAGCGAAAGGCGAAGATTTAGCTTATACCGGCCGCGTAAAATACACTGCAGTACCGGGTTTAGAATTAGCTGCCACGGTTCAGTATCAGTCTGACTTAACTCAGGGGACTGCTGGTGTTGATAGCGCTTCTGCTACATTGTTAACAGCACACGCTATTTACAGCATTGAAAACTTCACTGTTAAGGCATTATTCGCCCAGTGGGATATTGATGGTAAAGAAGCTGAAGCATTAGGTCGCGATAAGCAAAATGGTTTCTATATTGAGCCTTCTTACCGCATTAATGAACAGTTTGGTGTGTTTGCTCGTTATAACGAGTGGGACAACAATGCGGGTGATAGTGCCGATACTAAGAAAAAACAAACCAACGTGGGTGTTAACTACTGGTTACACGAAAACGTAGTGTTTAAAGCTGATTACGAAAACATTGGTGGCGCTGCAGATTCAGACGGTTTCAACCTAGGTGTTGGTTACCAGTTCTAA
- a CDS encoding DeoR/GlpR family DNA-binding transcription regulator produces the protein MTKRNTQQRRHSIIKLVNEQGEVSVDELANLFATSEVTIRKDLAMLETHGLLLRRYGGAVPVPQEMTQITNEKLSLNKQAIAAKAAELIRDHNRIIIDSGSTTSGLVQQLNDKRGLVVMTNSLQLANAIHELENEPTLLMTGGTWDPHSESFQGQVAEQVLRSYNFDQLFIGADGIDLDRGTTTFNELTGLSKVMAEMSREVVVLLESTKIGRRIPNLELPWDVVNVLVTDDNITQEAVNTISAHGVRVILAPYTK, from the coding sequence ATGACTAAACGTAACACCCAGCAACGTCGCCACTCGATTATTAAATTGGTTAATGAACAAGGCGAAGTCAGTGTCGATGAGCTAGCAAATCTATTTGCCACTTCAGAAGTCACTATTCGCAAAGACTTAGCCATGCTTGAAACTCATGGGCTATTGTTACGACGTTATGGTGGTGCGGTGCCTGTACCTCAAGAAATGACTCAAATTACCAATGAAAAACTGTCTTTAAACAAGCAAGCTATAGCAGCTAAAGCCGCTGAGCTTATTCGTGATCATAACCGAATTATTATTGACAGCGGCAGTACGACTTCAGGTCTTGTGCAACAGCTAAATGACAAGCGCGGCTTGGTGGTGATGACTAATTCATTGCAATTGGCAAACGCCATTCATGAACTTGAAAATGAGCCGACATTATTGATGACCGGTGGCACCTGGGACCCTCACTCAGAGTCTTTTCAGGGCCAAGTGGCAGAGCAAGTATTACGTTCATATAACTTCGACCAACTTTTTATCGGTGCCGACGGCATTGATCTCGATCGTGGCACCACCACATTTAACGAACTAACCGGCTTAAGTAAAGTAATGGCTGAAATGTCTCGTGAAGTCGTGGTGTTATTAGAGTCGACTAAAATTGGCCGACGGATCCCTAATCTAGAATTACCTTGGGATGTGGTTAATGTCTTAGTTACCGACGACAACATCACCCAAGAAGCCGTTAACACTATTTCAGCGCATGGCGTCAGAGTCATACTCGCGCCATACACTAAGTAA
- a CDS encoding class I SAM-dependent rRNA methyltransferase, translating to MAIRIKLKPGRERSLERRHPWIFSNGIHNVNGGKPQAGDTVEVVAHDGHWLGRGAWSPESQIQVRIWTFDKDETIDADFFARRIKRAQAGRDDLIREQGLTGYRLIAAESDGLPGITIDRYANVLVCQLLSTGAEKWRDTIVEQLVLQYPDCAVYERSDVDSRKKEGLTPVVGLLHGELPAMPVIIEENGIKIAVDVVKGHKTGFYLDQRDNRAMAARFVKGKSVLNCFCYTGTFGLYAAKAGAASIENVDVSTLALQTARDNMAINNLNDDHVSYNEADVFKLLRQYRDEGKTFDVIVLDPPKFADNKSQLDGACRGYKDINMIAMQLLNPGGILLTFSCSGLMQSDLFQKVVADAALDAKREVQFIERMHQASDHPISSAFPEGYYLKGLVARVW from the coding sequence ATGGCTATCAGAATTAAACTTAAACCTGGCCGCGAACGTTCATTAGAGCGTCGCCACCCTTGGATATTTTCCAATGGAATTCACAACGTCAATGGCGGAAAACCGCAAGCTGGTGACACTGTTGAAGTAGTGGCGCACGACGGGCATTGGCTCGGACGCGGTGCCTGGTCGCCAGAATCTCAAATCCAAGTGCGGATATGGACTTTCGACAAAGACGAAACTATCGATGCCGACTTCTTCGCCCGACGCATAAAAAGAGCCCAAGCAGGACGTGATGATTTGATTCGCGAACAAGGTCTAACGGGTTATCGCTTAATCGCCGCTGAATCGGACGGTTTACCCGGTATTACCATAGACCGTTATGCCAACGTATTGGTTTGCCAACTGTTAAGCACTGGTGCTGAAAAATGGCGCGACACTATCGTTGAGCAACTGGTTCTTCAATATCCGGACTGCGCTGTCTATGAGCGCTCAGATGTCGACTCTAGAAAGAAAGAAGGCCTGACTCCGGTTGTAGGATTACTACACGGGGAGTTACCTGCTATGCCCGTCATCATCGAAGAAAACGGTATTAAGATTGCCGTCGATGTTGTTAAAGGTCATAAAACAGGTTTCTATCTGGATCAGCGTGACAACCGTGCTATGGCGGCTCGTTTCGTCAAAGGTAAGTCAGTACTTAACTGTTTCTGTTACACCGGTACTTTTGGCTTATATGCCGCCAAAGCAGGCGCTGCGAGTATTGAAAACGTCGATGTATCAACCTTAGCCCTACAAACTGCTCGCGATAATATGGCCATTAATAACCTTAATGATGACCATGTAAGCTATAACGAAGCTGACGTATTCAAATTACTACGCCAGTACCGAGATGAAGGTAAAACCTTTGATGTTATTGTTTTAGACCCGCCTAAGTTTGCCGACAATAAGTCGCAACTCGATGGCGCATGTCGCGGTTATAAAGACATCAATATGATTGCGATGCAATTACTTAATCCAGGTGGAATATTACTGACGTTCTCGTGTTCAGGCTTAATGCAGTCAGACCTATTCCAAAAAGTGGTTGCCGATGCCGCACTTGATGCCAAGCGTGAAGTGCAATTTATTGAACGCATGCACCAAGCAAGTGATCACCCAATTAGTAGCGCATTCCCAGAAGGTTATTACCTGAAAGGACTAGTCGCTCGTGTTTGGTAA
- the glmU gene encoding bifunctional UDP-N-acetylglucosamine diphosphorylase/glucosamine-1-phosphate N-acetyltransferase GlmU, whose translation MSLNVVILAAGKGTRMRSDLPKVLHPIAHKSMVQHVIDTANSLGSSAIQLVYGYGADKLQAALGEQALNWVLQAEQLGTGHAVAQANPNINDDDTVLILYGDVPLIQQSTLEALLAVRPANGLAILTVYLPNPTGYGRIVREQGKVVGIIEQKDANAEQLAINEVNTGIMAVPGKQLKAWLNRLSNNNAQGEYYLTDIIAMANADGVEITTSQPQSAIEVEGANNRVQLAQLERAYQARAAEKMMLEGANLRDPARIDIRGNVTVGMDVMIDVNVIFQGQVTLGNNVTIGAGAILIDCDIADNAEIKPYTIVEGAKLGQAASAGPFARLRPGAELKEDAHIGNFVEIKKSVLGKGSKAGHLAYLGDAQIGAGVNIGAGTITCNYDGANKFITTIEDGVFVGSDTQLVAPVTIGKNATLGAGSTITKDVAENELVITRVKQRHITGWQRPVKIKK comes from the coding sequence ATGTCGTTAAATGTTGTGATCTTAGCTGCAGGAAAAGGAACTCGGATGCGCTCAGATCTGCCTAAAGTGCTGCATCCCATTGCCCATAAAAGTATGGTGCAACACGTTATTGATACTGCCAATTCTTTAGGGTCATCGGCTATTCAATTAGTGTATGGCTATGGTGCAGATAAATTACAAGCGGCTTTAGGTGAGCAAGCATTAAATTGGGTATTGCAAGCAGAGCAACTGGGAACTGGCCATGCCGTTGCCCAAGCTAATCCAAATATTAACGACGACGACACGGTATTGATTCTTTATGGTGATGTGCCACTAATTCAACAATCGACCTTAGAAGCTTTATTGGCCGTTCGTCCTGCTAATGGTCTTGCTATCTTAACGGTCTATTTACCTAATCCAACAGGTTACGGTCGTATAGTTCGTGAACAGGGTAAAGTAGTCGGAATTATTGAACAAAAAGATGCTAATGCTGAGCAGTTAGCTATTAACGAAGTGAATACCGGCATTATGGCGGTACCCGGTAAACAGTTAAAAGCATGGTTAAATCGTTTATCTAATAATAATGCTCAAGGCGAATACTATTTAACTGACATTATCGCCATGGCTAATGCCGATGGTGTTGAAATTACTACCTCACAACCACAATCAGCTATTGAAGTTGAAGGTGCTAATAACCGCGTACAACTTGCGCAGTTAGAGCGAGCTTACCAAGCTCGAGCTGCTGAAAAAATGATGCTTGAAGGCGCTAATTTACGCGACCCTGCCCGTATTGATATTCGCGGTAACGTGACTGTTGGTATGGATGTGATGATTGATGTTAACGTTATTTTTCAAGGTCAAGTGACCTTAGGTAATAACGTCACAATTGGTGCTGGTGCTATTTTGATTGATTGCGACATTGCCGATAATGCCGAAATTAAACCTTATACTATCGTTGAAGGCGCTAAGCTTGGACAAGCTGCGAGCGCAGGACCTTTTGCTCGCTTACGCCCAGGGGCAGAGCTTAAAGAAGATGCTCATATAGGCAACTTTGTTGAAATTAAAAAGAGTGTATTAGGTAAAGGTTCAAAAGCAGGCCACTTGGCTTATTTAGGCGATGCACAAATTGGCGCAGGCGTTAATATCGGTGCTGGTACGATTACCTGTAACTATGACGGTGCCAATAAGTTTATTACTACTATTGAGGATGGTGTATTCGTCGGTAGTGATACCCAGTTAGTTGCGCCTGTTACCATAGGCAAAAATGCCACGTTAGGTGCCGGCTCAACTATAACCAAAGATGTTGCTGAAAATGAACTGGTGATTACACGCGTTAAACAGCGTCATATTACCGGTTGGCAACGTCCAGTTAAAATAAAAAAATAA
- a CDS encoding fasciclin domain-containing protein yields the protein MLKKISTILTLVVASLAFSSVSYAEHHGMKKDIVDVAVENGSFTTLVAAVKAAGLVETLKGEGPFTVFAPTDDAFAKLPEGTVEMLLKPENKDKLVAVLTYHVVAGKVLAADVVKLDSATTVEGQTVTIEVKDGNVMVNNAKVIMTDVNASNGVIHVIDTVLLPK from the coding sequence ATGTTAAAGAAAATATCTACGATACTGACTCTTGTAGTAGCTAGTTTAGCGTTCTCATCTGTTTCTTATGCCGAACATCATGGTATGAAAAAAGACATTGTTGATGTAGCGGTTGAAAATGGCTCGTTTACCACTCTCGTTGCTGCAGTTAAAGCAGCAGGACTTGTTGAAACGCTGAAAGGTGAAGGTCCATTTACGGTATTTGCACCAACAGATGATGCATTTGCAAAGTTGCCTGAAGGCACTGTCGAAATGCTACTAAAACCAGAGAACAAAGATAAGCTTGTCGCGGTATTAACTTATCATGTTGTAGCTGGCAAAGTGTTAGCTGCTGATGTAGTTAAGCTAGATAGCGCAACAACAGTTGAAGGACAAACAGTTACCATTGAAGTAAAAGACGGTAATGTGATGGTAAACAATGCAAAAGTTATCATGACAGATGTTAACGCTAGCAACGGTGTCATCCACGTGATTGACACAGTGCTACTACCTAAGTAA